Part of the Sphaerodactylus townsendi isolate TG3544 linkage group LG10, MPM_Stown_v2.3, whole genome shotgun sequence genome is shown below.
TATGACAGGGGTCCCTGACAAAGTACCAATACATTTCCTGGTTtcaaggtggggcttttgcccagggaagcttctgattggcctttgGAGATTGACAGGTtgtgcagatcttttaaaaaaaacattgctttagcagcagctgccactacagctcAGGGATCTGTATTGTGTGACAGAATGTAAGCAGCGGCatccattttgtgcctggctccgcctcctatggcagccattttgtggcagctattttgtaacTCTGTCTACcaggctgtgtcagaattccaaaggtgcctgcaggatcAAAAAGTTCGAGGGTCACGAGCCATATGAATTCACCTTCTTTTCTGACCACAGGTCTCCCTCTGTAAACACATGGCATCTGTACAGAGATTGAACATGGAGTATTTTTACCCGTTTGGCCTGGGTAACATCTCTACACATAAAAGCTCTTATGAAGTTTTGGTCCAAATCTGTTCGCCTTGCCGTGTTTTCAACTAACTACTTGTTTATCGGATAATGCAGTTCTTTGAAATCAGATTTTGCCCAAAGCCGTCGAATTTTGACAGGAGTCTGCCTGGAACATTGAGACTTGAGAGGAAGGATTCTTGTCCACACCTCCTTTTTTTCTGGGACGTGGCTGGACTCCCTGTGGTTTTGCTTGGCTTGGGCAGTCGAATTTGAAAGGCCTCGGTGACCTACTTGGGAAGTCGGAAATAACTCTACAGCTCCATAATTGAAAACAGACAAGTTTTGCAATTGcttcagaaattttaaaaactgggtgttttttttaagtcattgGCATAACATCAGGCTTCGTGCCATTGTTTAAAGGGACTCTGGAATAGTGCTAATGGCTTCTTttaaaagccagcgtggtgtagtgagaACCAgcgttgtatagtggttaagagcaggtgcattctaatctggagaaacaggtttgattccccattcctgcacctgagtggaggcttatctggtgaaccggatgcgtttctgcacttctacattcctgctgggtgaccttgggctagtcacagttcttcagagttctctcagccccatctacctcacaaggtgtctgttgtggggagaggaggggaaaggagcttgtaagccaccttgagtctccttacaggagagaaaggtggggcataaatccaaactcctcctcctcctcctcctcctcttcttctgcttctgcttcttcttcttcttcttcttcttcttcttcttcctcatggaTCACTCTTCTGCCATTTTGAACCAGCACTTTAGTACTTTAGGAGTGAGAGAGATCTTTCTGTTCAGTCCAGGAAACTCAGGGCTGTGAATGTGGTTCTCTGTTcctctgttttaccctcacaacagcacCATGGGGAAGATGCGGTTGAAAGATGGTGACTGAACCAAGGTTTTCTGGCAAGCCATGTCAGAAGAGCGATTTTAACCCAGTTCTAATCCAATGCCAAGTATCCCCTGGATTTAGATCAGCATGGGGCTGTtgggaatcgtaatccatgaatatctgtaggaccagagttggacacccctggtttaaatattttatgagGAGCCCAAGTCTAGTCGTTACTCTCACTAGAGAGGGAGTACTATTTCAGTCTGCAAGTGAAACACACATGATTAAAAGCTCCTCTGTAGGACTCCGTGGCACAGATTGGTAAACTTCAGTACTGCTGTCCaatctctgctcacaacctgagattaatcctgacagaagttgatttcaggtagctgcctaaaagttgactcagccttccattcttctgaagtcagtaaaatgagtactggGCTTGCTAGGTAGggctaaagtgtagatgactggggaaggcaatggcaaactaccctgtaaacataatctgcctacgtggtgcagtggttaagagcggatttgattctccagttcttcacatgagaggcagactcaaatccggtgaaccaggttttgtttccccactcctctcctctacatgaagaagaagaagagttggatttatatctctctaaggagactcaaaggggcttacaaactccttgcccttcccccctcacaaccaataccctgtgaggtgggtggggctgagagagctcagaagaactgtgactagcccaaggtcacccagctggagtacgtgggagtccacaggctaacctgaattccccagataagcctccacagctcaagtggcagagcagggattcaaacccgattcctccagattagagtacacctgctcttagccactgcgtcacctgctgggtgaccctgggtcagtcacagtgctctcagaactctcagcttcaccttccctcacaaggtgtctgtgggagggaaaggaagggaaggagtttgtaagctgttctgGGACTCCCTacattgagaaaagtagggtataaatccagactcttcttcttctagctaatgtcatgatgtgatgtcaccccaggTGTCAGTTATGACCCGTTGCTTGCATGGGAAATTACCTTGAATTTATTTATACAGAAAACTAGCAAATCCTGGATGAGGGTTCTAGCCTGGCCTCTGGCAGGCTAGatttctgcatatgtggaatgtTTTGCCTGGTAGGACATTCCATCATGACAGCTGAAATGCAAATCCCTACAGTAGGATTATCACATCTGAGAGAAATAGGCTActgggtgaccccccccccccatttttttaaagttcacctTCTTATCTAGGATCCTACATCCGtatccaaagattttattgtataGCCTTAGAGTataaaatattgtaaaatattgtattgattttattgtatagcCTTAGAGtattaaataaagtaaataaataaataataaaacattaaaaaaacttcaATATAAGTTACAGAAAAGTTAAGAAGAAATTACTGTATATAAAATTCTGTAAATTTTAATAATACTAGTCGCAAACCGATAGAGGGGAAGTCAGAggggtattcagtgggagggggagTAGGGAAGGGTTTGTTTAAGGGATTAAGGACAAATATTAAATGTGATTAGTAAAgctttgatttttgtaaaactcTATATGGGAAATTCTTTTATTTGTACGGACAATTATTTTATATGTATGCACAAATGCTCTCACctataaatgtatgaaatattCCTTAATGCCTATTgtgaaattgcaataaaaatattataaaaaaaaagaaaagtataaaATCAACAACAAGACTTCCACTTTAAAATTCTTCCCCATAGCTGAATAGACAGTGCTAAAACCCTTTAACGGTGCAAGGTCATGCTAATAGGAGGGGTATTCTGAGCAGACTTCTTTCTTTGGTACCTCCTTGGTGACAGGACATCCTGTAGGATACAAAAGAGTCAGTCTCTAAAGCAAAAAGTTCAGTTTATCGAAGTCAGAATAAAACTGTATCCCATTTAAAATCCTGGAAAGAAATTTAAACACCCCTACCCCCAAGAAAGTGCATATACAGGTGTATTAGTCTAACATACTAAAATTCCATAACAGGCTCACTGGTAATTCAACTGTTTTAAGTCTAAAAGATACTTTATGGTACTGAAGTAGTGTCACATAATTGCTGACAGATTCGGCAATTAGTCACAAATAAAAGTCACATATGAACATTGAAAATGGGGAATTCTGGATATGAAATCCATTTCACCCTCAGGGCTATGGGCTTGATCACTTCCAACAACTTAATAGCATGGCCAGTCTCAGAAGTCAATATGAGGTGTAATAATCATGAAAGCCTTCTTATGTTCCCTTTCGTGTAGGACTGTGCACCCACAAGTCAAATAGTAATTCGGTAATAATACAGTTATAAACCTCTGCGTTGCCTTTCCGTAGCCCAGTCCACCGACATCCAGCCGATGGCAGCTCAACAACTGGATAATAAAGGTGCCTCACCCGGCGTCCCCTGCTGAGAATTTCCTCGAGGATGACGGCAGTAGGTGCAGCCTCCGGGAGAATAAAGAGCCACGCAAGTcgtccagcagcagcagtagcagcagcgaCAGCAGCAAAGGCGAATGTCCTCAGCTGACGGAGAGTCACTCCAAAACCCCTGGCAAAGCTCCGCGGTCTGCCCCTGAGGTGCACCTCCCCACCAAGCGGACCTACCAGAAGTCTCCCGTGCACTCGGGCAGGCAGACAGTGGCCAGCAAGCAGCCCAAGAAGTCTAGCAAAGTCTTGGTACTGGAGGAGCAGAAGGGAGGCTTGAAAGTGGAAAGTGAGCCGCTCGGTCCGTACGGGGCTAAAGACCAGTCTTCCAAAGACAAGCCCAAAGTAAAAACGAAAGAGCGGCCCAAGCCAGGTGGCCGGAAGGAGCCGAAACCGGCAGCGCCAGAGCCTTTGGAGAAGAAAAAGCACAAGACCTCACATTACGGCAACGCTAAACCGTTTTTGGACCGTGACGCCGTAAAAGACAATGGGGTCGGCAGCACTCTGGAACAGTCGCCCCCCAGTCCCGTAGTTCAAAACCCCCAGGTTGCGGCCTTCAGCAGAACTACTGGCGCAAAGCCGGCCGCTGTGGCAAGAGAGGGCCACCATAGGGATAAGGTTCTCTTGCCAGTCAGGGATAAGAAGTTGTTGACTCCCTTGCGGGATTGTCCGGTACCTCGAGCTCTGGTGGTTAAAATTGACCTTGGCCTCCTCTCACGGATTCCGCAGCCTGGCCGGAAGGGGAGCTGCCTGAAACAACTGGAGATCAAAGAGAGCCGCAGTATGAAGAAGCCAGAGGCTGACAGGAGGAGTGCAGAGATACCAAGCAAGTTCTCCCAAAAGAGGAAGGTGAGAGGCTTTTGAGGCTTGGTAAATGTGCTCTTCAGGGTTGAATGTTAAAACctagacttcccccccccccccaaaaaaaaattgcatacttTGTTCTCTGAATTGAACATTGAGCAATccataaaaattaattttgtagCAGACCTCCTGCAGTCACTGCAGATATAAGAGCGAGCCCTTAACTGCTGATCTGTCTGGTTCAGTCTTGTCTGCTCCAGCTGTCCCCAAACATGATGCTAGGGGAGCTGTGGTGCCCACTGATATGTTTCCTGGTGgctgccaactgttttttttttaaactttggggGATCCCCAAGGGTTTTACTCTCCAGTGCTGGTGTGTTTTCTCCCCTTTGGCAAACCAAAGTATGATTGTCTGCCATAAACTACTTAGCCAGAAGGAATGTTCCCGTCTCAAAATTGTGAAGTAGTGTAGGCTGAGtttgtgtaactggcccaaggtcacccaggaagcttccatggcagagcggggctCCAGGACTGAAACGTTAGCAACTCATCACACTATTtagagccagcgtgctgtagtggttaagagcaggtacactctaatatggggaactgggtttgattccccgctctgccacttgagctgtggaggcttatctggagaaccagattagcttgtgcactccaacacatgccagctggatgaccttggcctagtcacagctcttcggagctctctcagccccacctacctcacagggtgtttgttgtgggggggggggggaggagggaaaggagattataggccagtgatggtgaacctttttgagaccgagtgcccaaattgcaacccaaatcccacttatctatcacaaagtgccaacacagcaatttaacctgaatactgagcttttagtttagaaaaaactggttggctccctcttcctctgccccatccgctcaagcctccagcaagtcccacacggaCTGCTCTGTTCCTCTATAAcatatctgcctcctctgcacacacacccctcgggcagcagccacccagagcacaggcaccaggcccgccagccaagtcttccctgctcactgcggtgcgcgcatgtcgtgctcagtggcccaggccagcctagatgtgtgtgtgtggggtgtgtgtgattttccgcccaccacatgacgaactctgtgtgcgtgtgcccacagagagggctccgagtgccacctctggcacccgtgccataggttcgccatcactgttataggcccctttgagtctccttgcaggagagaaagggaggttataaatccaaactcttcttcttcaaatgttttGTTTGGGATTTTATGCGTGTGAAGGGCTCTTttgcctccttccccccagaaCAGAGTCACGCCCTCTACCATCCTCAAGCTTGTGCCCAGGGCTGAGCAGCTGGACCTCATCTCTTGTGGTTTGTGCTGCTGCAGGAGTGTATTGAAGAGCTTGTTGCCTGTGGTCTGTTCCACAGAAGGTGCATACTGTAGTGTGACCAACTTCATCTGCCACCCTCCCCGcattctgttttctttccttccctaccCTGCTCGGTCTCTGTGGGAAGAGTCTGGCAATTGGCATGATGCTCGCCACAGGGCTGGGTCCAGTTATGTAGCGGGGAGTCCCCAAGGATTTGCAAGAGGCATCTCACTTCCCCGTATCCCTCTCCTCCACACTCTaacctctttccctct
Proteins encoded:
- the LOC125439639 gene encoding AF4/FMR2 family member 1-like, with the translated sequence MPVQPPGLFTWCPVKSPGTPAAHGIAFTWAHQCRSPLTLSPGNRCIGEDRGHVPVAMATPPESETRTHVPWHLQSDSDWETRTLQEDLLLSDSEDGEDDQVSDKPSSSSTPPSASQSQPESVALAHSSSPESESTSDSDSSSDSESSSSDGEANDPPTRASTPEPSPPTSSRWQLNNWIIKVPHPASPAENFLEDDGSRCSLRENKEPRKSSSSSSSSSDSSKGECPQLTESHSKTPGKAPRSAPEVHLPTKRTYQKSPVHSGRQTVASKQPKKSSKVLVLEEQKGGLKVESEPLGPYGAKDQSSKDKPKVKTKERPKPGGRKEPKPAAPEPLEKKKHKTSHYGNAKPFLDRDAVKDNGVGSTLEQSPPSPVVQNPQVAAFSRTTGAKPAAVAREGHHRDKVLLPVRDKKLLTPLRDCPVPRALVVKIDLGLLSRIPQPGRKGSCLKQLEIKESRSMKKPEADRRSAEIPSKFSQKRKQGDAPRDDQKKIKLEKETKVSSSSSQKDSGKNKASKMPVETQRKELPLPRRSPTPLAQKPAKTAQKRPKSESGASRQPPGFSHSAAKSKESSHKDSKHRKMEGKPSETSKSSKTYSSIKFYLLIYFGQTRDPSFVLFPDFQNQLVL